The genomic window cgggcagggggctggcagcGCGGGGACGCAGCGACCTCGCTGCCAGAGCGAGGCAGCCgctgggagcagaactggaacCATCTGGGCTTGTGCTGGTTCCTCTTGCGGAGCAGCCTACCTGGGAGACCCAGACCTGAACAGCAGGGGGGttgcgggtcaggactgaggggcgttGGCAGAGTTGTGTGACGCCCAGGTTGGCGAGGTCGCCCATCTGCTCCCTATGCTGGGCTTGGGCAGTGGCTCTGTGTCATATGTGAATGCGCTGTCCATCCCCCCGTCCCTTGGAGGGCCTGCTGCTCCCACGTCCCATCctgccacagctctgccaatgccagCTGCCATGCTGGCATTTGCCATCTGGTGCCTGATGGAGCAAAGGGGGGTTCTCCATTTCCCATTCCTTTTCCCCGGAGACACACGTCTGGGCCTCAGGAGGCTGGGGTTCTCTGCCATTGCCTTGccgtgtgactctgggcaagctCCTTCCCCCTCTGGGCCTcaggttcccatctgtaaaatgggcatcatGCTACAGATCCACCTTGCCTCCTGCTTTGAGGTCTCTGGCTGCTGGTCCATGGGATGGTCCTGTCGTTATTTCAGAAAGGGCAGCAGCTCCTTGTCCTCCTCCAGGAAAGCCTGGGTGTTTGGGGCTGTTTCTGTAGGATCCAGCTCTCAGTGAGGGACAGGGCGGCATGGTCAGTGGCGGGGTGTCTGGcggatggggcagggaggtgcaTGTAGCCcttgggggggctgcgggtcgctGATCCTGTCGCTGTCTCTCCTAGGAGGAGCATGGAGGCATCCGCCGTCTGCCAGTACAACATCTCTGAGCTGCAGCGGGCTTTCGAGGGCCCCTACATGCAATACCAGGACACCACCCGCAAATGGACCCTCTACGATGGGGAGGTGCCGTCCCCACGGCCGGGCTCTGTAAGTGACCTGGCGatgccagcgccccctgctggcctgcAAACATGCCCTCAGGTTTCATCCCCATGAGGGTTGGGCAAGggacagcaggggtggggctgggacccaCGAAGGCCTGGATgcttgtcccagctctgctgctgactcacgGCCAGACCCACCCATTCCAGCATGCATGGCTCGCTCCTTGGGgcctgggaggcagggggtggcGCTCACACCCCAGCCGCCAGCCACTTCCCGAGTTTTGGAGAGTTGAGGGGAGGAATCAGTTGAACGTGAGCTCCCAGGCCAGCTAATGCAATCTGGGGATGTATAAACAGAAGTCTCGAGGAGGAGCAGCGAGGTTATTTTAGCTCTGTGTTTGGCCCTGGTGTGACCGTGGCTGGGGTCCCGTATCCAGGTCTGGTGCCCGCAGTTGAGGAAGGATGTTGATCAATTGGAGggggtcagagaaaagctgggaGAATGGTTCAAGGACTGGAAAACCCGCCCGGTAGCGATAGatgcaaggagctcagtctagCTAGCTGAACACAGAGCAGGTGATCACAGTCTGTCAGCCCCTAGGTGGGGAACAAATCTTGGGCAATGGGTGCCTCAGTCTAGCGGGGGAAGGTCTAACACCATCTGAAGCTAGAGAACTTCTGACCGGAAATAAGGGGTAAATGTTAGCGGAGAGAGTAACTAACCGCTGGAGCAGTGTACCAAGCGCCTGGTGGATTCCCCGTCACTGGAATCCAGACTGGGCACTTGTCTGAACTCTGCTCTAGGAgggatttgggggcaggtctctggcctttgCTATGCAAGGGGGCAGACTAGttggtcacagtggtcccttctggccccgGCATCCAGGAAAACCCTGGAGGCCAAAGGAATCATTTAGTTTGCTCTCCCGTGTAACACAGAGCAGGATGTTTCACCTCGTGCTGAGACCAGGTGCAGTCAGACCACAGCACATCAGTCGTCAGGACTGAAAGGAACAGCAGCGCCCATGCACCAAGCCCCATGCAATGGCTGGGCCCTGGTTAGGTGAGACATGCCCAGGTGACCCCAGCAGATGCCCCTGCAACCTCCCGGCCTGGCCTAGCCTTCCAGGCGCTGTTCACCAGCTGCTGTGTCCCACCCCAGCGGTGGCCGCATTGCCCCAGCGGGCAGGCTGCGTACCCGTCCCTagccacctctcctcccccgTGCAGTGCATCACCAACCGCTCCCGCGAGGACGGCTACCGCTCCTCCCAGGACCTGCCCAACAGCGTGCTGGAGTTCGTCAAGCTGCACCCGCTGATGTTCGAGGAGGTGAAGCCGGCGCGGGGGGAGCCCCTGCTGGTGAAGAAGAACGTGCTCTACACGGCCCTGGCGGTGGACAGGGCGCCGGCCCTGGACGGCCAGCAGTACGACGTGCTCTTCATGGGGACGGGTGCGTTGGCGCCACCCCTCCCCCACgggaaggtttggggggcagTGTTGTCTGGGGGCCCTGAGTCGCTCGCCCAGGCTGAGCGGGACGGGGGACTCCAGCGCGGCTGGGGGGCCTGGGTGGAAGCTGCCACCGGAGAGGGGACCCACAGAAGGAGGGGGGGTAGCACAGAGTCCCACACCCCCATTGGGGCAGCAGCCGTGCCCAGGCCGGTGGGGAGCTTAGCTGTGCAGTGGCCTGTGGGCACAGCGCTCTCCCGCCGGCGCTGTCCTGACGGTCCCCCTCTGCCTTTGCCCAGGTGATGGCTGGCTGCACAAGGGGGTGGTGATCGGCTCCGCCGTACACATCGTGGAGGAGCTGCAGGTCTTCGGGGCCCCCCAGCCCGTGGAAAGCCTGGTGATCTCCAAAGGCCAGGTGAGACACCGCTCCGGGCTGCACCCTGACTCTGCCGGGGGAGACAGAATGGAGCCGGCCCCCGAGGAGGAGGCACTGCGGACACgttgcccctccaggggccctctCGCttgtagatgacagaacaaaatgGGCGTGTTGAAGCCCTGGGCTGCCACCACAGCCAGGCCCACTGAAATCTAGTGGCGCATCGGGGCGCCCCTCTGAGGAGGGATTGGAGCCGGGGAGACAGGCGAGGAAGGAGAGGCAGGGACTTCtgccagctggagcagggggccGGGCGTCAGggcgcctgggttctattccagagtCTGCCACCAACTCCTGCCCATCCGCGGCCCCTCTGTACAGTTGCCTGGGCGGGGCAGGAGGAACAGCCGCCTTTGTGATGTTAGCTGGGCTGCCAGGCCCTGGCGCTGCAGGGCGGCAGCGAATGGGGCCCCCGCAGGCTTTTCCGGGGCCTGTCTCCCACCCAGCCATGCTTtaaactccttcctaggcagctgGCTGAGCAGAGAGGCCTGGCGGTGGGTGCCCGGCGTCCCTGGGGCCTGTCTTGCCCAGAGAGCTGGCAGCACTGCAGGGCGGCTCTGATTAGCCAGCCTGGCCCCTTGCCCACGGCGGAGGCTGACCCCAGCTTGGAATGACAGAGCTTATTGGAGCCTGGGCGCCCTCGGCTGCCTGCCAGCCTGCccgccccagggcggggactcagagctgtgctgtggggcagggcgctCTGCTGAATGAGAGGGGTGTTCCTGgggcccctccctgccctcagGGTCTCAACCTCCCTCTCTCCAGCCTGCTGCCCTTATCCAAAGCCCTGGGGAggcccccccatgcacccccactGGCTTTCCAAGCACAGGCCTCAGCAAGCCAGAGGAGGGAGCAACGGCGgagccaggccccacccccagcccagtggggcagggcctggggctgttCCCGCATGGCCATTGTTACTGGGgagtctgcatgggggaagggaAACCCCCCTCTTTGTagcacccccatcccagcccctcaGACAGGGCGTGTAGCCCAGAGCCTAGGAACCAGGCAGCCAGGAACCGTACTGATCCCTGGGTGCCACCCAGCCCCGGGCCCCCATTGCTTCCCCAACATCACGGGAGCGAGTCgattgggggggggtgagccccATCCCATGGGGGGCTGAGGCAGTGACCTGCCCAAGGACACACATAGGTCAGTGACACAGCTgagaggagaacccaggagtccaggcctTCAGCCTCccattctaaccactagacatgctgcctcccagagctgggaatagaacccaggagtcctgatctcCAATGTCCTGCTCTGTGCCCAGTGGAGCCGCTGCCTGTCTGGGGCTAGTTTCTGGGGGGCAGATTCTCTTAGGCCTTGGTTCAGGTGTGTGTCTGACGATGCCCTAAGGGAAGGCATGTTCCCACATCAGTGTGATCGAGTTTCGCCTCGGCCCAGATCAAGGTTTCAGCCGGCTCATAACACTGGGGTCTCTGCTCTTTGCCTTGCAGAGAAGCGTGTACGTGGGAGCtgccagtggagtcctgcagcTTCCCCTGTCCAGCTGTGCCAGGTACGGCTCCTGCTACGATTGCATCCTGGCCCGGGAACCCTACTGCGCCTGGGACGGcgagggctgcagggaggtggccAGTGCTGCGGACAGGTACGGAACTGCTGAGCTTCTCCTGCCCCAGGCCTCCCAGCGGGGAGGTCCTGGCCCCTGAGCGGCCTGCTACCCGGGTGAGACACGGCCGTGAGTTACAGGAGCTGCCGGCCCAGCCGTCGTCCTGGCTCCAGCCCGGGCTGGAGGGATGCCGGACTCAGCCAGCCAGAACGCCATCTGGAAACTGGAGCGCTGCTGGGTGCAGGTGGGGGCACCGCAGCCTCCCCCAACGCTGCCTGGCGGGACGGCTTGCCCTGTACAGGTGAACCCACCTCCTGGTGTCTCCTGCTGGGGACGTGCGCCAGGGCACTGGGACTTCCCTACGCCCCCACCCACCAAGCaaacctcccccctgccagctccACCACCAGAGGTGCTGCAGTGCCATCTTAGCCCCTCGTTGGCACTGGTggccccttcccagagctggccTGGTGCTCAGGGAGCCCCGACTTCTGACCCCGGCTCCCACGCTGCCCCCGGTGCTTTCTTCACCCAGAATGGCACAGTTAACCAGGCTCTGATCAGAGCTGGGATGCTGGGGACCAGCTGACTCTGTGCGCATATGTGTCAGCAGGCGGAGCTGTGTGCATGTGTACCTGTCTGTAGGTGGGGCAGGGTGTGCACACGTGTGCGTGTCTGCGAGCagggctgcatgtgtgtgtgtgcgtgtctgcGGGCGggactgcatgtgtgtgtgtgcaggtgtggctgtgtgtgtgcttGTCTGCGGGCGgggttgcatgtgtgtgtgtgtatgtctgtgggcggggctgcgtgtgtgtgtctgcaggtgtggctgtgtgtgtgtgtgtgtatgtctgtgggcggggctgcgtgtgtgtgtctgcaggtgtggctgtgtgtgtgtgcgcgtgtctGCGGGCAGGGTTGCATGTGCGTGTCTGCAGGTGGAGTTGCGTATGTGTATGCAGGCAGGGATTTAGGTGTGTGGCTGCAGGTGTGTGTCTGGAGGtgtggctgcgtgtgtgtgtctggagGTGGGGCTGCGTGTTGGGGAAGTAGGGAAAGAACTGACccggatttgaaggggatttcataGTTAAATAGTCCCCTTATGTGAGGTAGTaacaacccctcagcaccggtgcatTAACCTTACTGGGGGGGGCCAAACTGTAGTTCCCAGTACCGCGTACAACTACCTGATTGAGGGTGGCAAACTAAGTCCTCAGCACCACTTCAAACTAACCTTATTGGGGCGGCGAAACAGTTCCCCAGCACCGCTCTGCATCtcatcttgctgcacagtcaatacgTTCGGATGGCTTAAGCCCAACAGGGATAGACGGCCCCACGGACAGTCCTCCTCCgataccccaatagagatttccaaaggtctcttacctctcttgtggcgccatggggttcCAAGGGGAACGATCCGCAGCAGCTGCCGTTGTCTCAGCAGGCATTGCATTCCCGGAAGAGCCCTCAAAATTGTCGGAGAAGAATAGAGTTCTCACTCTCAGGctgggtgcagcaagtcagatactttatcaTCTCTAGCAATTGCGTGGAGGGAGAGCGCTAAACAGGCTCTCCCAGGTAAACAATCACAGCAGcgtttatacctttgttacataTGATAATGAGCAAcggctgcattttgtttatacataggccatcctgATATCTGATTTTTCTCACCTATTTAGACTCTAGTCTACATTCCtacttatctaacacaaggtcgcaacaacttctcacacatttctttcccactcacctcgcttctacaaatctcgcgttattagggttacagctggcccaACTCTTGCTCACATAAGGGGACTATTTAACtatgaaatccccttcaaatccctcaGTTATTTCTCTCCTTGCACACCGTGCATGTCTCTTAGGGCCGTCGGCCACCGGCCCCCTGCTGACATGGCCCATCTTGCTCCTCACAGGACCCAGCTGACCCAGGACGTGCAGCACGGCAGAGAGGGCTGCAGGAACGGCTCTGCCCAGGGTGAGGCTTTGTCCCGCACTGGTGAACTTATGCCAAGATCATCCAGCCTCTGCTCCATGGagccacaggggctgggctctggcactgcccggggggagaaggggaagcgTCTCGCTGgccccctcacagctcccaccTTCACCCCCAGTTCCCCGGGAGGGAggtgttgccctgccctgcccagtccTTGCACTGGGGGGCTCCAGTTCCAAAGCATTCTGGGAACTCTAATGGTCAGACGTTGCCTTaccatgtcagtcccaggcagggggggtggagaggggggacAGTCCCAAGGCATTCTGGGAGCGTGCTCTGGGCTCAGCATGGGGCGCAGGTCATGGGGCGCTGGCTGAGCTCCCCCTCTCCCGTctctcccccagtgccccctgtgCAGAAGAACCGGACGGTGCTGCGGGGCGACGACGTGCTGCTGCCGTGCGAGCAGCGCTCCAATCTGGCACGGGCCACGTGGCTGGTGAACGGCACGGCGGGGCTGGCGGCTGGGCGGGGCCACTTCCGAGTGGGGGTGGATGGGCTGCTGGTGACAGACACCCTGCCCGAGCACAGCGGGGACTACGGCTGCTACGGGGAGGAGAATGGCCTGCGCTCCCTGCTAGCTGCCTATGCCCTGACGGTGCTGCCGGAGCCGCCCAAGGAGCCAGCGGCACCCACGGCCCCGCCGCTCCCCAGCCCCAACCGCCAGGCCTCCCCCGACATGAAGTTCGTCTACATCGCGGTGATCGCCATGCTGGGCGGGCTGTGCCTGGTGCTGAGCGCTGTTCTGCTCCACGTCTCCTGCCTTCAGCGCCGCAAGGGCAGGTACGTGCTGGGCGACCCCAGCGCCCCCTCCGTGGAGCTGCAGACGGTCTCGGCCAACTGCCTGGGCGGGGaccgggaggaggaggagctgagccgGGAGGACGGCTGCCTGCAGATCATCCCGGGCGAGGCCCCCACGGCGGCGTCCCCGGCCAGGGAGACGCCTCTGgcgccccccccgccaccccccccaCTCCCGGCCGAGTTTACCAACGGCATCGCCGCCCTGCCCAACATGCTGCGCAAGATGAACGGCAACAGCTacatgctgctgcagcagcaggaggagcccagcccctCGCCCCTCTACAGCACCACCTTCGCCGAGGAGCTGAGCAAGATCCTGGAGAAGCGGAAACACACGCAGCTGGTGGACAAGCTGGACGAGAGCTCCGTGTAGGGGCCCCCGGACGCCAGTTGGATTCAATCCCCTGCCCCCGTTCCCCCCCACCAACCAGTGTTACACAAACCCACGGGAAACTACCTCTGGAACCGAACCGCCGGGCTGGGCCTCGGAGCACCGGGATCCCTCTTGCTGGGACCGCTTGGGCTCAGAGCCTGTTGTAAAGAGACATTGATTGAAATGGCAAATCTATTTATGTATAAAAGATGACAATCCGGAAACAGAGCCAGAAATACGGCTGTGTcggggtggggcgagaggagaCGCCTGCCCGGGCACTGGCCTCGGACCATGGCATCGAACCGCTCCGGCGAGGTCTCTCCTCAGCCTTGGGAGCGGCAGCTGGGCCGCGGAGAGGTGGGAGCTGGCCCCTGTGCGCTGAGAAGAGGTAGGTGACAAAAGCAGCAGTTGTTAAAGCCCTGCCTGCGAGCTGCTTTCTGGTGAAAGCTCTCACGTAGCATCCCAGTGCCAGGTCGGGGCCGAGCGCTGTGGCCGTTGCTTGCCAGGGCTCTCCCAGCGCTCGGGCTTTGGCACCTCATCGCTGCCGGTGGTGGTGGGGTTGGGTCTGGTAGAGCAATGTCcagcagccacagctgagatcggggccccgtcgtgctggggctgggcagagaCAGTCAGGCGGTCCCTGCCCAGTCTAAGCAGACGTGACAGACTAATCGGGGGAGAGAGGgagctccagccatccccaccgTTCAGAGTGGACTGAGTGACTCACCCCGGGACCTGAACCCTGAGCTTCTGGGCCCCGCTTACTGCTTGAACCACTAGGCCAGCCTGCCTGATGAcagctgtgccctgctgtgtggttttgtttaataataataggagatctGCCTATCtcctaggactagaagggaccttgcaaggtcattgagtccagccccctgccttcactagcaggacttgccccagatccctcagtggcCCCCTTGAgagctgaactcacaaccctgggtttagcaggccaatgctcaaaccactgagctagccctcccccctTGCTGATGAGCCTTGGAGCttgagtatgtgtgtgtacaaGGATGTGGGGTGCACAAGGAcaggaggggggtgtgtgtgtgcgtacagAGGATGAGACGAGGGATGTGCACAAGGATAGGGGAGGTGTAGGGATGCAGAGCCCTGTGATACACATGGAGatgtgaggggaggggtgtctaGCAGGGTGGTCCAGTGGTTTGACCAGAAGACATGGGACAGCTGCGTTGCTCACACAGGGTGACCCAGCCCCTCTCCTATGAGGGGGGCCCCCTCCTCATCCGTCCATCATGTGGATGGTACTTTAGGGACAGTTCTCAGTGTCTGAACAAATTACGTTGGGATTATTTTCTGTCTCCCTCCACCTGTCCCGCCAGGGGCCATAGTTTCCTGGCTTCCGATGCCCAGGGGGGAGGAAGTCCTCCCCTGCCCGCAGCGTGGGGCAGGGATCCCCATCCCAGCAGGTGGTGGGCCCGTGGTGAGGGGTCGGCCTGTAGAGCCTTGGTGTCTACTGGCCGAGAAGAGCTTCATGGCCTTGGGAGGCGTGACGCCCATCCTGGCCCTTGGGTGATTTGAGGGGGTGGATTCCCCATGGTGGGAGGGGGTTCCCCATCTGGGGGCTCTTTGAGCTGCTCCGACATGGGGTGCTGGGCTCAGCCCTGGGGGTGAcaggcgaggggcagcaatgcgcTCCAAGGTGTGCGATTCTCGCACGGCTCTTTCCTCCCTCCACGTGTGTCACAGGGCCCTGCAATTCATCACATGCATGCAGATGGGGTGAGACACAGAACCCTCCCCCTCACCAGCTCTGTGCTGCCTCGTCCTAGCCTGGCTCAGCCTTGAGCTGGTGGCAAGCGGCTGCTTCCAGCCTGGGCTGAGTCTGTTTGACATCCCTGGGGCCCTGGGCAGAGCACATggtcccagccagccccaggaaGGGTAACTAGCCCAGGTTCACTCCTCCGAGAGTGTTGGAGATGCCGGCAGATGGGGTGATGGGAGAGTTGAGTTGGCGCCAGCCTGCAAGGACcttgcccagctcctggggcatgTGTGGCTCGCTCCTCTGTACCTTTAATGCTTCTGACGGCTCGACTCCTAGGGATCGTGCTCTGCTGCTTAGCTGGGTTCAACACTCGTCTCGGCCCTCGcaggctcctgccctgctcccttgaAGCCCATCAGACCCCAGATTGGCCCACCCTCCCCCTggcttggtgagagagacctgccctggacccatgagaactgctgctctttgGGGTCAATGGACCATGCAAATGCCCCCTGGCCTGGGGTCTGGAGGAGAGATACTtgggaggatctggccctgtcaCTGAGGCCTGGAAGCTGTTGGCTGGCTTAAGAGCATCTTTTTGTTCAGTTGGCAGAGGTGCCAAGCTAGTGGGATCGCCCATGCCCTGTGGGGAGCCAGGCGGCAAAGGAACAGGCCAGCAAGGCGGGTTGAAGGATGCGATAGACCTGGGGTGTTAGCTAGAAATGCCCCTCACACCCGCGCTCTGAGTAGCCACCTGGCTCTTTGAGCCGGCCCAGCTTTGCTCCTGACACCGGGCTGTGTGTGTACTGCCGAGGTATCCTGGCTTCTGCGGGGCTTTAGTCAGTATGTGAATTTCGGTAAGGCCTGGGAAACCCCAGGTGAGTATCAGGGCTCATAAACACGGCCAGGCTGGGTCAtctgtctagcccagtgtcctgtcttctgacggtggccaacgccaggtatttcagggggaatgaacagaactgggcaatttattgagttatccatctgctgctgtccattcccagcttctggcagtcagagatttagggatatccagagcatgggattgcattcctgctcatcctggcttatagccattgatggacccgtcctccaggaacttatctagctcttt from Gopherus flavomarginatus isolate rGopFla2 chromosome 6, rGopFla2.mat.asm, whole genome shotgun sequence includes these protein-coding regions:
- the SEMA4G gene encoding semaphorin-4G; its protein translation is MRRRMACYLLVLLATATTGYPSRRSAVDLDATPRMTVAYNELSNVRHFSSRALNYTTLLLEDEKGILYVGARGAIFSLNSSNIADGSQREIRWEASLEKQIDCLQKGKNNKTECFNHIRLVQRLNDTHLYACGTYAFHPLCAAIDADRFTLPPHLEEGKEKCPYDPTRGYTGLIVDGGLYTATRYEFRSLPDIRRNLQQRPLKTEESPMHWLNDAEFVASVLVRESVRSPVGDDDKIYYFFMERAAEESASFDKSQVARVARVARVCKSDLGGKKILQRKWTSFMKARLVCYIPYYEVLKAMHSVDGGSWPSTVFYATFTLSAQWRSMEASAVCQYNISELQRAFEGPYMQYQDTTRKWTLYDGEVPSPRPGSCITNRSREDGYRSSQDLPNSVLEFVKLHPLMFEEVKPARGEPLLVKKNVLYTALAVDRAPALDGQQYDVLFMGTGDGWLHKGVVIGSAVHIVEELQVFGAPQPVESLVISKGQRSVYVGAASGVLQLPLSSCARYGSCYDCILAREPYCAWDGEGCREVASAADRTQLTQDVQHGREGCRNGSAQVPPVQKNRTVLRGDDVLLPCEQRSNLARATWLVNGTAGLAAGRGHFRVGVDGLLVTDTLPEHSGDYGCYGEENGLRSLLAAYALTVLPEPPKEPAAPTAPPLPSPNRQASPDMKFVYIAVIAMLGGLCLVLSAVLLHVSCLQRRKGRYVLGDPSAPSVELQTVSANCLGGDREEEELSREDGCLQIIPGEAPTAASPARETPLAPPPPPPPLPAEFTNGIAALPNMLRKMNGNSYMLLQQQEEPSPSPLYSTTFAEELSKILEKRKHTQLVDKLDESSV